The following DNA comes from Brienomyrus brachyistius isolate T26 chromosome 16, BBRACH_0.4, whole genome shotgun sequence.
GCCATTTTCCCATCACCCGTAACCAGGCATGACGCGATTGTTACCGGTTCTTGCAGAACGAATTGTTTCCATCTTCCCTGAACAAGATGTCAATCTTAAAGGCGTATTATATAAACGGACCCAAAGGAATTAGCAGTACATTACATCGAAACATAGGTTATTTCAGACCTGTCAAATCAGCACAATCATATAATTAAACGGGACAATACAAGTAATGCGCCAAGCAACGGAGGAAACCAAAACAGTTAATCAGTTTACTTACAACTTAACAGGTGAAGCAGCCAGCCGTTATGTTGATGCCCAGCGCATCTTTTTCACTAGTAATAAACCAGCTTGACAGTCTCCCAGTTAATAATCCATAACTAGTTACCATCGCTGGTTAGGGTGCTACGAACAATGCAGAGTTAAACTATTTTCTTCAGGGTCGTCACTTTCATCTCCGATACACCTTAATCGGGGGATAAGGGCATAAAATCGGCTATAACAGGAAACCATATGAGGCAAATCGGGAGCGGGACCTATGGTTCCTGGGGGTCGGACAAAAGCCGCCATCGCCATCgccataatcatcatcatcaccaccaccaccaccatcacctcCAGTAACACCACTTGCCGACCACCATTTTAACCACCACCATCGCCTTCACCGGCCACCATTTTCGCCAGCCGGCCGCCACCATCCCCGTCCAACGGTAGCATCAACCACCATTTTAGCCCGTCTTTAGCCGCACGCGAGCGGGAGAAGGATACCCGGGGGGGCCGGTACCGGAGGCGACGCTTACCTGCTGGTCTAGACCGTGCGCATTTTCGGCGACCACATGACTCATAACTAAGCACTGGTGTGGATCTCTATTCTCAGAAAGGACTTTCTTTGTTCGGCAGAGAGCAGGCAGCGCCAAACGCGCGGTTTTTTCTTCCCCAAGTTGCTCCTTTGTGCGTGGGTTCCGAAACGGGCGAAATAAGAACTACAAGGCGATGTCAGGGATAATACTGGGTAAAAGATCTGTTTCGGCTTTAGAATTGCTTAGCTAAACAGGAACGTCAGTGAACCGAAGGAGCGCCTAGACTGACACCCTCTGCTGGTCCGCGCAGCACTAGAGCGCGCCGCAGGCTACCGCGAGACTTTAACGGCCGACACAGTGGAGAGGCGCGAAGAATCGCGATATTTCTCTCGAAGAGCGAGCGGCGTAGTTGTGCCTTCAACttcttattttacattttattattcgGAGAATATTGTTTGGACTCGTCTTTGGTAATCTGTAACTGCACAAATCTCTGGTAGTCACTTTAATAACTGTAGTTTTCCTAGTGGCGAATTACTCGTTTTTTTCTGAGGGAGCGCAAGAGATGGGGATATGTTGGCTATGTTTATATTCAGGGAGATTATATTAATCTGAAATCAGTGTCACCTTTATTCCCGTTGATACTACTAGGGGTGCGATTTGAGATTTTTTTCTGCTAGCcagtaaaaaaagaatatgtagtCCAGCATGCATTTTTTACTAGCCAGCGGGCTattattcaaatttttcttgtcTAAATTACTCGCCTCGGGCGAACGCGTAAGAATAATTTCCAGTTCTGGTTACAGCGTTACTTTATACATATCCACCTGTACTTGGAAGCAGTTGCATAAGAATTAAAACTGTCTATTTTTACTTCTTTCGACCGATTGAAACCACGTAATATTACTATTACAAATATATGTAGTCACTGTGACGTTGTACTAGGTGAGCAGAATGAAAGATGGACGCAAAATGGTGTAATTATGCGACTTGTTACTGTGGATGTGTATGCGAGTGTAATGACTAGTCCTATAGGTTTCAGATCTTTTGCAATTACTAAGTAAAGTCGGCGATTTAGTACAGGTGGAAAAATATTTTGCCTTATAGAGGGTTTGGTTTAGTACTTTCCGGGCTGGGTGTGGGGATTTTATAACGCGACTAAAATTGTACAAATGATTGGcaatatgatgatgatgatgctgcATAACGGTGCCAGCTCTCTGTCAAGAGAATGTTCTGTATTATTCTGAATGAAGTACAGTCAGACCACCGTTCTTCTCAACAACTTCTTGCGAGTCCATACTTAGGTTTATGACGCAGCCAACCTCTCTGACACCTATAAAACTGCAGCAAAGAATATGACACAACACACTGGTAAATTGTCATAGCAGTTTGCTTCACTTCTTTCCGATCTTTCCACTTTTTTTCTCATATGAAGCCCAATACCAGCTCCATTGTCTTTCTGGCTTTGAGCTGCAGGTGGTTCTTCTTACACCACCAACAAAATCCTCCACCCGACTGTATTCCTCTTTTCATTCTTTGCTGATACAACTTAATTTAATTGCATGATCaccaaataattaaacttctaaaGGGAACCTGAGCCCGAGTTGCATCTGTTTATCAACTAAAACAGAGTGGGCATCGAAGACATGCCACAGTAAAGTTGTAAACTATCGTGCTTTAGAATTCCCGTTGAGGTTAAGTAGTCGCTCATTTTTCAGCATTACTACTTAATAATGTAACGTAAAAATACACTGAAACTTCAAAGTTACAAGGAAACACTTAGATGAGCAATTACATATATCCCATAATCCCCCGCTTCGATGATCCGGAAGAAATCGAGCAGTATCCTTTCAACTTCCTCTTTCCGTCTTAGCCGCTTTTAGGTAGGAGAAGGATATTTTTTGCTGTGAATGTTAATCGCATTTCAATCTTGCTGTATACGATGCCATCCATTTTATTGTACAATCAATAAGTGCAAAGCAACATCTAAGGAATGCGCACATGTCTCTGATTCATATTAGCAAGGCcaatttttgtttaataaacgtgTGTTTGTCAGCGTAAGGGAAGCCCTGACTGATCTGGAAACGCTCATGTGTTCTTGTATGCCGGCTCACGTTATAAAGCTCTCTTCTTTAATGCTTGTGATTTTCCCTAAATAATTGTATTTGAGAAGTCAGTGGCCGCTATAAACACTGTGTGCGTCTATTTAGTAATGTAATTGCCAAATTCTATATTGGTATTAACTGCGTTCAATTTCGTTTTCTCCTAAGCTCGCAATGGGACGTGTGAttaggggacagaggaagggtgCCGGATCAGTTTTCAGAGCCCATGTGAAGCACCGGAAAGGGGCTCCGAAACTCCGGCGCATTGATTTTGCTGAACGGCATGGCTACATCAAGGGGATCGTGAAGGTAACATAGCTAAACCTGTTTATGTGAATAATGGTCTTGAAGAGGAGGCGGTGACTGATTGTGTGTACTGTGACGACCGCAGGATATCATCCACGACCCCGGCCGTGGCGCCCCTCTGGCAAAGGTGGTTTTCCGTGACCCCTACAGGTACAAGAAGAGGATGGAGCTGTTTATTGCTGCGGAGGGTATCCACACCGGCCAGTTCATCTACTGTGGGAAAAAGGGTAAGAGGGCTGGAACGCTATCATTAAGTCAAATAACACCTAATTTGCTTGAATGTTCTTGCAGTTTCGTAGTTGGTGCTCCGCATTTGTGAGAAATAGTTATTTTTGGCTTCTCACTATGCTACTTTGACAAGTTTTATGAATAGGGGTTATTGTTTGTGTCGGTCAAACTAGCTTAGCTATATGATTCTCAATCCCGTCCCTGGTGCCTCCCTCCCTCTGGATGTTTTCATTATAACCCTATTTTAATTAGGCATATATGAACCATAATAGGCTCATAATGAATGTCACAGGTTGAAGGCAGGGtgggttggaatgaaaacattctggcagGAAGGTGGGGGACGGGAACAGGATTGAGAACCGGTGGTGTAAGATGCTGAATCTTCATCCCACAACTGTGTAGGATTTGCTTCTGGTAAGTTGTTACTATCTTAGTCTAGCACAGTGGTCCTCAATCCTGTCCCTTTTCTGTCTTTGCCTACCTCAAAGGTCGAGAAAGTAGAAATCTTGCGGCcggcagagtaatcatatcactgTTATGTTCTTGGGCTTCGGCATGGTGTTTAACTGTGACTTCTCTAGGGATGTTGGGTGATGCTTGTCTCCAGTCCTCACTTTTGTGTCACTTTGGAGAAAAGCATCAGCTAAATTAAATATATGTGAATAGTATGTGAATGTGATATACTGAAGTATTTCTGTATTCCACAATTCAGCAGTAGTCTGATATCTGAACCTTGAACATTgcatcctttttaatgcaggtgGCTCTCAATTCTTTTGTCTGTCGCTTTTTGTGCAAAGCTACTTATGGTAGATTGGAGAGAGAGAGTATTATGTGTACTTCTTGGGATTTTAACTAGGACGGGGCGATTATATCGAATTTTTAGCCTATATTCGATACATGTTTGCATACAGAATGGCTTGGTGTATCGTTATATAGATTCTATTTATTTGTTGTAAATGTAGACTATGATTTACCATAAAATGGGAGGAGGAACTGATCTGGCATTGGCAGAAAAAGTAACACGGTGTATGCATGGGCAGTGccagacaatgtaatgtgatGTACACCCGCTGGAAAATGCTGTGCAGGGGCAAACGTGAAGTACAAATCAGGCAGGTGGTGCGGATCCAGTAGTGGCACACCCCACAAAGCCCTGCCCGCCCACGCAGTGTTAAAAATAGGCCAGATAGTAAAACGCAAAGAAAAATACAATATTACAAAGCACATCACACGTATAGAAAAATGCCAAGAAAGCCAacctaaaaaaaaactgtcaagtgtgtgtgtttgttttgaaaaaaattggcaaagaaaaaaaattgattttGACATTGATTTTGTTTGCAGTAATGCGTGGTTTTGCTTATGATGCACACATTTGTGGGCAGCGCACCGTGGCCACAGTTTGGCTCCATAAATTTAACTTTTGAACAGCCTAGTTGTTATGTACTTGAAGTGCTTGCATTTAGTCAgtttgtaatttttattttttgcttcaTGTGAAACAGTTCAGCAGAGGAACAAAACTGCACTGGAAAAAAATGTCGATGTCATTTTGAATAAAAGCACTTAACTGAACTATCTAATTGTTAAATAATTTTCGTTAACTTTTCAGGCACTTGGATATTTAGTCaatttgttctttttttaatatacaatTTGTGATGTTTAGCAGAGGTACACTTTTTTCCAGTTGGGAGATACTGATGTGAATAAATAAACCCATAATTCATTCTGATTATCGGtcttgggggggaaaaaaaataatgttgATATATATCGAATTccgatacatccatccatccattttccaaaccacttatcctactgggtcgcggggggtccggagcctatcccggaagcaatgggcatgaggcagggaacaacccaggatggggggccagcccatcgcagggcacactctcacatgcacacctatgggcaatttagcaactccacttagcctcagcatgtttttggactgtgggggggaaaacggagtacccggaggaaaccccacgacgacatggggagaacatgcaaactccacacacaacccaggtggagaattCCGATACAGTGATCTAAAATATTGCAATTGTTTTACCGCAATATCCCCCAGCCCtaatttgaacccatgaccttttgCATTGTTGATGCAATGCTTTGCTTGTTGAGCTAAAGGAGCCTTGAattatgctaagatgctaatgtaACACTTCTATTTGAAATTGTTTTGAGTTCCTGTTAAATGCAGATCATTCAAATTCAAAACAGATGGGATGGTTAGTCGTCATCACATAGTTAGTTATGATGTTTGGTTCATGCTTACGTCATTCGAGTAGAACATTAATAGTTAATGTTTTGTGATCCATGACCGGTCAGTCAAGTAATGGATATGAATCACCCCCCCTCTCTCCAGCTCAGCTCAACATCGGCAATGTGTTACCTGTGGGTGCCATGCCTGAGGGGACCATCGTTTGCTGCCTGGAGGAGAAGCCTGGTGACCGGGGCAAGCTTGCTCGGGCCTCTGGAAACTACGCAACAGTCATCTCCCACAACCCTGAGACAAAGAAGTCGAGAGTCAAGCTGCCCTCGGGGTCTaagaaggtcatctcctctgcaaaCAGAGCTGTGGTTGGTAAGAATCTGAACTGAGGTTTTAGGTGCCCGGTACTTGGTACGGTTCTACTTCAGTGTTCTATTATAACATGttccatttccaaaaaagtgcaTGGAGTTTTGACACATGGTTTTTAGGTGTGGTTGCTGGTGGTGGCCGTATCGACAAGCCCATCCTGAAGGCAGGTCGCGCCTACCACAAGTACAAAGCTAAGAGGAACTGCTGGCCTCGTGTCCGTGGTGTGGCTATGAATGTAAGCGTGCTTCTTTTTACCTTTACCTATTAGTAAAGCTCATATGTTATGTGATTTAAAAATGCTGGCTATCCTAAAGTACATACAATTGAGTGGTGCAAATCAGAATGACTTGAATTGTAAAGTTTTTGACTCATTTGTCAAAAATTAGTTTAAAATGCACTATTTCCATAACATACTTTTGGTGTAACTTGAGATCCCTCGATGGAATTGGCGACCCAAAGCCATTAAAATTAGCGAAAtggaaatgctgctgaatgtccGGAAGAGAAATGGTTTAAGAGCGAAAAGCTGAGTTGCTCTGTGTTCTTCCCCCAGCCTGTTGAGCATCCTTTTGGTGGTGGAAACCATCAGCACATTGGCAAACCCTCTACTATCAGGAGGGATGCGCCGGCTGGACGCAAGGTCGGTCTCATCGCTGCCCGTCGTACAGGCAGACTGCGTGGAACCAAGACTGTCCAGGAGAAGGAGAACTAAAGCCTATATTCtcaataaaatatgtttggGGAACCAGGACCCTGAAAAAGAATGGTTTtgcatgtgtatttttttgtggGGCTGACATGTTATAGCTGTGGAAATGTAGGTGTATTGCTGCAGTGTAGATGTCATGGAGACGCACATAATGGTTGATACAGGGTGTAAAAATGAGTGAAAAATTAATATTCTTTGTATATGACATTGAAATTAGTCTTTGAAAGGGTTAAGGGTGTGTGAGCTGATGTCATAAGATAAATATCATTAGCATAACTCCTGTTGGTCTTTCACCACTGTCACCCAGTAGCTTTATAGCTAAATATAGCTTTGaacttaaaacaaaaaaaaaattgtccaATGAGCATTTGAAATGTAAACCTTTGCAATCTAGTTTGAAACTGCCTTCATCTCATTTCGTAATGCAGTATATAGTCAATATAATTAGGGATAGCAATACAaattatgaatattaaaaatgtaCGGCTGTTTAAAGGAAGAATTAATCCACATTCTGAAAAATATGGGTATAGCTGAGATGGGATATGCAAAGTAAGACTTGTGTACCTATGCACAGCTCTGacaaaactaaaaaaatattcatataagcaGGGGCTCATGCATTAAATATGTAAGGGTTTATTGCAATACCTGCTGTAAGAATAGGATACACAAAACTGGCCTGTAGGGAAAACAGCACAtttccatcatttttattggtgTAACTACTTTAAAGAACCCGTGGGCCTAAAGGTGGAACTGATAATGGTTGGGAAACAGGGGAAGACTGCATTGATTAATTGAAatactatttattttctttttaaaagtaGAATTTTACAGTGTATTGGGTTTGTACAGTGCACTAAGGCAGATCATGGGATTTTATTATTCATGCATGTTTCACAAGAACTTTGAGTTATTGAaaacaaaaatgccaaaaattattctattaataaaaaaaaaagataaaaggcAATGCTAAGAGACCTTACAGACAAGTGGAGGTTTTGTCCCCTGAAGGAAGAATGCAAAAGGACAATGGCCTGTAGTGCATTAGCAGTAGAGCTCCAGTCTCTGTACAACCAGTACAACATTGCACCAGTACACCCTGTGGGTTGTCCAATTTCTTCCAATGGTTGCTGCTTCTTGTCCTTTCCCAGGATGCATTGCTCTTAGGAAGCCAACTCTTCCTTAGGTCTCCATAGCACAGTAAGAAACAATATAGGCCACTGGTTTGGATTTGGCAAACTTAGGCTAAACGTTTTGCAAATTCACACACTTTCAAATGGTGTCTTCTGTTGCCATTGCATGCCCCTTCCATTTGTCGCTCGCCACCTATCAAAATTCAGTAAGACGTTGccatttgttacatttctacCTGTATGAAGTATTTACAACATACTATAAATAAAATGAGACTGTTAAGATGTCAGTATTGTTTACTTTATTCTTGCTAAGGGGCGCAAAGTTTGCTTTTTGTTTCATTTGTGCACAAAAAAAGCACATTGCAACTGTAAATCCAGAATTCAACGTCACCATGGCCAAAACAAAAGTCGGCAAAACAAGGCGGAGATTTCTGTACAGTcagttttttctttaaaaaataacacaagGACAAAATGTTCCTCAATATTTTTTCCACAGTTCAGCAAAATAATCCCTCTAAAATAAAATAGCAAAATAGTGAAATAAAGGTTGTGGGGCTTAAGGTTTTTGGTACTTTAGACAAAACGACCACAATCAAGTTACCAATCAAAATTCAGTACTTACCATTATCCTTAAATCCTAACGAACGATACTTTGCTACACATCTAACGGTTGACCTTGACTAACCAGCAGTAATCCCACAACGCTGTTCATGTGTGCATTTCCCATGGCTGATGGGTCTTCACACCAGACCATATGAGAGGATTAGGTATATACACTTCAGATGGCTTACCTTTCATCTGGGCTGAAGTGACAGGGTGGTAATTAAGAGTTAATCTAGAAGGCTTAAAGGAAAAGAACAGCTAGAAATATTATTTCCCAGTTCCTGTCAATGAAAACCATGTTTCTTCCACCATATACAATAACAAAATCTCAGGAAATAGAGATGCAACTAAGGGCGCTTCAGAGCAGTCAGACAGCCGCTGCTGTGCTGTAAGGAGTCTCTCTTTGGCCGCACTAAATCTGGTGTCAAGCCATGCTAAAATGTTACAACATATTAACTAGAGTTTCAAAACGAATGAAAGAAAGGCAATGGAAGTTCTAGAACAAATCACTTTCCACGACAAGAGAAAATGTCATAGTGTTAACCCGGCCATTCCAAAAAACCCCATATCAACTCAGGCAGCGGAGCCAATTTGGCATGGTTACAGTGGTTGACACAAGTAATGGTTTGTCATTTCCCCCCCTAAAATTTAAGTGACCCAGACTGCCCAGCAAAGTCAAAGCAAAAGGTCTTTTTTTGTTGCTGTTATTATTAAACTCTCCACCAGCAGACAGTCAGTCTTGCTGTAGGAACTGAGAGACAAACAACATACTATGTACACCCTTGCCATTTCCACAAGAGCTTCAGGCCCAGTTTATTACAACACTATACACTTTGCACTGCAGGCAAGGTTGTATTTTATGACAGGAATTCTCTGCAGGGCGGACAAGTCTTTCCACTCCAGGTAAAATACAAAAAGAGTTGAACTGTGGGCACAAGGGACCTGGAGAGGTAATGAAGTGAAAGGCCTGGCCTTCTGCCTGGATCCAGTGTCTCGCCGGAGATGTTGGAGAAGTGGATGAGACGCTGGACCCGGGGTTATTCTTTAGGCTGGGCTGGGGCTGTTTCCTCGGTCGCCTCCCAGTTCTCTTGTGCTCGCTGGCCTGGGCGCGGTGGGTTGTTCACGTGTTGTGCTGCGGGGCCTGTGTACGGCTGTCCGTGGGGGTGGTTATTCTGCTGAACACACCaacacaaggcacactcactaCTGTTGTCAGGCAATGGCAACTTCACATTCTATAGTGCCCCGAGAACTGCTCTCATATTCAGTCTGAAAGTTATTTACTAATAATAGTGTTTCACATCAAACTACTCACAGATgtgttttatattgtatttaatCTGTACGGTTTTGCTCTACTGTATTATAATGTACCGGAGAGACAGCAACTGCCGGAAACAAATTCCTTgcatgtgccacacacacacacacacacacttggccaaCAATCTGGTGTGGCGAACGTTAAACCTACACCGTTTCTGCAGATGCAGCATACCTGTTGGTACTGTGCTCCTGGAGAGTGGGGGTACAGTGTGGTGTCTTCTGGGGGTGAAGCGTCGTGGTCATCTGGAGCTTCTTGGTCTTCAGGTTCCTagagagatttaaaaaaaataagaattagtgcttaaccactacaccacccatCTAGATAAATTAGTACAAAATGACATGCATTCATCCCGGAATTTCAGTGAGGGCGGCCGTGCTGCGTTCAGCTGCGTCGCGGTCGCCACAGTGAATCGCCTCCACTACTCAAGGCTTGTGATTCTACCAGAACCAATGTGCTTCTCCACATTGCTTCACTAAATATACTTGTCAAGTCATTTGCCGGATGCCGCCTCTGCGATGCTTGACAGCCGTTCAGCCTGCCAATCAGGTAGCGCTTTTCCGTACGAATATTCTTGAGCTGCCACAGCCACCCTGCATAGCGCTGAGCTTCTGAAATGCTACTGAACCACTTTTGGTGGAGGGTGTGCAGAAGTCGGCGTAAAACTGCACTGCGGCTGAAAGGCGGCTCAGCCGCTCCTGGCGGGATTCCGAGGTTAGCCATATTAAAAACAAAGATTCATTAATATAATGAAAACCAAAATCTCCAAATGCTTCAGCTCAGAAAGAGAAATAGAAAGTGAAATCAATGCTATTATATCtatcccatttttttttttaaacctagCTTTTTTGCAATGAATATGAAGCAACAGTTCATCCTGGATCAGTCCCAGCTTCTGAAAACACTTATTTGCTGCAGCAGGCCAACTAACCCTGAAAAGCAACAGTCATCCCCTTTTGTGCCGGATAAATTCTGTTCTACTTGAAGCATCAGAGTACACATGGTTGTGTGCATATGCTTGAGTGCAGCATAAGGGCAAAAATGATCCAGCTAAATCAGTTACATTCTTAAAGAATGCAATTCACGGCACAATTGTTTGAAATGTCTCAAACTGCTTCGTCAGCCGTGAGATCGGGTCTGGAAAAACGAAAACATGGCCGGTGATGTTTCGGATTTCCAggatacagaaaaagcaaataGCTGAAATAACTCTAGTCACACAAATTCCACTTCAACGTACCAAATACACAAAAATTTCAAAAACGTCATCTTCAGCCAAGGCATTATAATTTTCACGAGTGGCTGTACAAGTGACAGACCATGTCCCAAGGACATGCCTGGAGGGTGTCATGGCAAGGAGTCCAGCTGTGAGGACACAAGTTTGCCAGCAGAATGCTTGTGTTGAATATGTacatgcaaaataaataaaaattacttTGAATAAACACGGGCTAACTTAGAAGAGACTACAAGCACTGCTCCAATCCCCTAAAAACCCTACTATTGTTCTCATAAAAATGACAGACCACAGAGTGTCTAGTTCAGTCTCACTTAGGTTTCTGCTCTCAGCTTTGGCAAGTTGGCACATTACATTCTTGTTGCTCAAGGCCAAATATAAACCTAAGGATCAAGTTCCGCATCAGCTGTAATGAGGTAGACATACCTCCTCAGGACACAGCTCGCAGGCCTTGGCCAGGGTCATCCTTGCACTGTGTGAGCGCTCCAGGAAGTACCCGTTGGAGGTCTCGTTGCTCTGCACCGGGGGCGACCAGTTGTTATAGGTGTACTGGGGGTTTCCCGTGTACGGCCGGCGCTCCAGCTCGTCACCCAACCACTCCACAGCCCACGTCCATTTTCTCTTCAGGTCTCCATTACTCTGTTAGTGAAGGACATCGCATCGAATTCATCCAAGGGTACAACCAGATGATGACCGTAAACTGATGAGCCATTCTCTCAGAGCCGACGGTACCTGGAGGATCTGGTATGCTACTGAACAATTAGTGAAAAGTGCCACCA
Coding sequences within:
- the LOC125709763 gene encoding 60S ribosomal protein L8, producing MGRVIRGQRKGAGSVFRAHVKHRKGAPKLRRIDFAERHGYIKGIVKDIIHDPGRGAPLAKVVFRDPYRYKKRMELFIAAEGIHTGQFIYCGKKAQLNIGNVLPVGAMPEGTIVCCLEEKPGDRGKLARASGNYATVISHNPETKKSRVKLPSGSKKVISSANRAVVGVVAGGGRIDKPILKAGRAYHKYKAKRNCWPRVRGVAMNPVEHPFGGGNHQHIGKPSTIRRDAPAGRKVGLIAARRTGRLRGTKTVQEKEN